AAATATAAGATATGGatttggatgagacaattatCTGAACTTGTAAATTGTTTTTAGCATCACGATCTTGATGTTTTGAGCTTGGTCGTTTAGACATCATGTATGTAATGCAAATAAGGCAGAGACGTGAATATTCCCTGGTTTTTTCTTTGTAAGATGTTGTCACGGAACAATGTTCGACACACATCCATGActctttttttttggtatttgTTTTTCAGTGTTATGATGTGTTTTCTCGTAGGtagtgctttttttttttgtcttgtaaAATCCAAAAACATTTTTGGTTGGGCAGTGTTACAGAAAGAGGAAAATAGTCAAAATAGTCGGTCCTTTGTTTGTTTGGTCTTGCAAATTATTTTATGTGCAGGTAGGTGCACAATGGATTACAATAGATTAAGATCTACAATAGATTAAGGTCTAATGTGACTTTTGTGAGCATCAGTCGCTTGGATATAATATTCCTTAGCCAAATCTAGCTAAGCTAAGTGGCATTGATTGATTGTATGTAATCAGTAGGATTTGTGACTGtcttttttgtatttttgttaaataatatatatatttatatttggatTAGATCTTTCACTTCATGtaacaataataatatatattaaccCATTCGGATGTCTCTCTCCATTGATTTTGAGCTTCAGTGTCTTTCACTTCAATGTAATAAACAAAGCTCATTAAGTTTTGAGCTTCAGTGATTTTCCATAATAGATTTAACATGAAAAAATATTTCGTTGCCAATAGAAAATTAGAAGAATGGACACAAAAGTTAAATAAATTTTCATGagcatttttttaatcaaaaaaataaaaaaatattcagagAAGGACGACTCCACAACTTTCTCTGGCCTTCTTCCATGTGCAAATAAACCGTGAAATGTAGTCGTTTTGTTCTCGGGTAGAAAACAACGTTGCCTCCGGAGCGTGCTCCGACACCAACTAAATCTCGAACGTCCATCTCGACCCGCACGCCTTCGGACGGTCCACATCGTTCCGACGAACCCAATGTGCGGTGCACAGCGTGCACCGCGGAGCACAACACCGCGACTCCAACAACCAACACGATGACTCCAAACCCACCCTCCCGCCTATTCCGGGATGACGCTCAGATCCGGCGTAAACTTTCGGcttccgccaccgccaccgcccctCCTTATCCtcctcttccccttctcctcctgcaCCCGCCGTTCACCGCCGGTCGCGTCCTCCGGTTCCAATGGGAAAACCAACGGCCCCGGGGCGCCCCGCCCCGCCGCCCCCATCAACGCGTTGCTCGCCTTCAACGCCAGCGCCGCGACGTCCTCGGCCCGAAGCGGGTACTTCAGCATCGTCCGCGGGAGCACGAAGTAGAGCTGTCCCGGGCGTAGCTCCTCCTCGGCGCCAACCGCCGAGACAAACGCGTCGAACTCCATCGCGTCCGCGTCGCAAACGAAGAAGCACGCGGCATCCTTCCCCAGCGCGTGCGCCGCCGTCACGGGCCGCGTGTACTCCCGGAGCCCGCCGTCAGGGAGGACCACCTTCGCCGTCCCATCCACCACCACCGACGCCGCGTAGCACGAGTTGCAACCCCCCATCGCCGAGGAGGATGCAATGACGGTTTCTTAAGGTAACCAACTGATCGCCGATCTTTTGTTGTCTATTCGGGATATCCGTCGCCGTTCTTTTTTCCGTTCATACGA
The DNA window shown above is from Musa acuminata AAA Group cultivar baxijiao chromosome BXJ2-4, Cavendish_Baxijiao_AAA, whole genome shotgun sequence and carries:
- the LOC103983300 gene encoding uncharacterized protein LOC103983300, whose product is MGGCNSCYAASVVVDGTAKVVLPDGGLREYTRPVTAAHALGKDAACFFVCDADAMEFDAFVSAVGAEEELRPGQLYFVLPRTMLKYPLRAEDVAALALKASNALMGAAGRGAPGPLVFPLEPEDATGGERRVQEEKGKRRIRRGGGGGGSRKFTPDLSVIPE